From the Conger conger chromosome 14, fConCon1.1, whole genome shotgun sequence genome, one window contains:
- the tp53rk gene encoding EKC/KEOPS complex subunit TP53RK has protein sequence MAVDKANNNMVHFLRSAELLKQGAEARVYRGEFLGKPTIVKERFPKLYRHPALDEKLTHRRTVQEVRSILRCRKAGISAPVVYFVDYTSHCIFLEDIVGSVTVRDYIISANISEAKHLEVLAQKIGEILAKMHDEDLIHGDLTTSNMLLKQGSGSAVADLVLIDFGLSYISALPEDKGVDLYVLEKAFLSTHPNTEALFETLLESYSASSKKSQTVIKKLDEVRLRGRKRSMVG, from the exons ATGGCTGTCGACAAAGCTAATAATAATATGGTACATTTCCTTCGTAGCGCAGAGCTACTGAAACAGGGCGCTGAAGCCCGTGTGTACAGGGGAGAATTCTTAGGGAAACCGACCATAGTGAAGGAAAGGTTCCCAAAGTTGTACCGGCATCCGGCCCTTGATGAGAAGCTTACGCACCGCAGAACTGTTCAAGAGGTGCGCTCAATTCTTCGCTGCAGAAAAGCTG GTATCTCTGCtcctgttgtttattttgttgattATACGTCCCATTGCATCTTCTTGGAGGACATTGTGGGATCAGTCACTGTGAGGGACTACATTATCTCTGCCAACATCTCAGAAGCGAAGCATCTTGAAGTCCTCGCTCAGAAGATTGGGGAGATTCTGGCTAAAATGCATGATGAAGACCTGATTCACGGCGACCTGACCACCTCCAACATGCTGCTGAAGCAAGGATCTGGAAGCGCGGTGGCAGATTTGGTTTTAATCGACTTCGGCTTGAGTTACATTTCCGCCTTGCCCGAGGACAAGGGTGTCGATCTCTATGTTCTGGAGAAGGCTTTCCTGAGTACTCACCCCAACACAGAGGCCCTGTTTGAAACATTACTTGAGAGTTACAGTGCTTCTTCCAAAAAATCTCAGACTGTCATCAAGAAACTGGACGAAGTGAGATTGAGGGGAAGAAAGAGATCTATGGTTGGCTAG